The following is a genomic window from Verrucomicrobiota bacterium.
GACGTTTTTTGCCACGCGCGAAAAACTCACCCGCGCCGGGTATGGCGCGCAGACCGAAGCGATCAACCAGGCTGCGGTGAAAATCGCCAAAGCCGTCGCGGGCAACCAGGCGCTCGTCGCCGGCAGCGTGTCGCGAACGCAGCTCTTCGAGCGCGAAGGCCCGTCGGCGGCTTCCCACGCCCGAGAATTGTTCGAGGAACAGATTCGTTTGCTCAAAGACGCCGGCGTCGATTTCCTCATTCTCGAAACGTTTTTTCGCCTGGACGAAATGGTGATCGCGCTCGACTGCGCGGCCCGAAGCGGCCTGCCCGTCGTGGCGACTCTGAGTTTTCGGCCGATGATTAGCCGGAGCAGCGACGGCCAGACACCCGCCGAGTGCGCCCGCGTCATGGCGGACCGCGGCGCCATCGCGGTCGGCGCGAACTGCGAGCAGGAACCCCGGCGCATGCTGCCCTTGCTGCGCGAGATGCGGTCGGCGGCGCAGGTGCCGTTGGCCGCACAACCGGCGGCGTTTCGCACGACGGACGCCTGCCATTGCTTTACGCGCCAGCCCGCGTTTCCCGACGACCTGGAAACGATTCAGGTATCGCGGCAGGAATTCTACGAGTTCGGGGAAATCGCGAAGAGGGAAGGCATCGGCTACCTCGGCGGCTGCTGCGGCTGCAACGCGGCTTACATCCGCGCTCTCGCGCGCGGGCTCGGGGATTCGGAAACTAAAAGTTGAACTTCGACAACACCCAGACCAGGAGGAAAAAGACCACGGCCCCGATCTCCATGAAGATCAGGCCCCAGCGCCGGGCGGTCTTGAGGTTCAGCCACATGTAGAATCCGCTCAAGGCGAGGATCACCATGATGATCGCGGTGAGATTGCTGAAGAATTTCCAAACGTTGGCCCATTTCCAGTTCTTATCCCCGTGGCCGGAGAAGATGTGCATGATATGCAGGATCGACCACGCATTCAGATTCGTGGTCTTCAAGGTGCCTTTGCCTGTGACCGCGTCCAGTTTGACGTTGGCGAACTGGCCGGGGCGTTGCACATCGAATGAGAAACTCTGCTTGGCCGGCTCGGAAACAATCCGGTTCAATTCTCCATCCACGCCGATCTGTTTCAGAATGGACCGGGCCTTCTGCAGGTCGGAGCCTTCGGTGGGGATCTGAACCGTGCTCTCCCGCGTCGTTTCAACCCGGCGGGAAAATCAATCCCAGATCTTCCAGCGGTGGTTCAGCACGAACCCGCTCAGGCCGAAGAAGACGATGAAGAGAAGGGAAAACATAGCGGATCAACCCGGTCCGGATCAATCATCGAAGCAGTTCTCGCTTGGCGTGCTTGGAGCGCGGCCTTCCAGGCTGCATTGGAGTTTGGACATTTTCCGCGCAGTCCAACAAGCCCGACGGGAACGAATGACGCTCTATCTCCCGGAGGGAGAATCGACAATAGCCCAGCCTTTCAAGGCTGGGATGGTGTCGCCAGGAATTCGAGTCCCGAAGGGACGGTTGAGTCTCCATGATGGAGACGCGCTTCGGCATCGAATTCATTGGTGCGCCTTTACGTGGCTGGAAATGAAAACGCGAACTCCATGCACAGAACCGGCGCGATGACAGGGTGGCTGAAAGGTTGGCCGTTCCTGCACCTCACCGTGATCGGGTATGGAGTCTGGCAATCCCGGAATCTGGTCGAGGCCTGGCTGCACAGTCCCTTCGATCGTTGGGGATGGCTGGCCTTTCTGATTTGGGCGTCGCCGGTGCTGATCGGCAGAGGTTCATCGAAAGCTTCCTTGGTCCGATCACCATGCTCTCGCCCCATGAACCCGGTAGGGCGAGTCCGTCCCGGCGAGCCGCTCGACGTGCCTGGAACACGTCCGACTCGGCTCGCTGGGGACAGGCTCGCCCTACCGTCAGGATCATGGGATGGAAGAAGTCCAAGTGCTGCTGCGCCGCTGCATTCGGCGGACCTCCTTTTGCTGGTCGGGCTGGCTTTGGCGTTTCTGGGCGATGTTGGATCGTTCAATGTCAGCCGCAATGCCGGCCTTGCTCTCATGCTGCTGGCTTTCGCGCCCGCGCCATGCCGCGGTTTCGCCATGGCGCTTTCGTCGTTGTCATGGATGCCTGCGCTGGGCTGGTTCCACCAGGGATATTCTCCTTCGTCGCGCCTGAGCCCAAATGCGACGCAACAAAGTGTATTCTATCCCACGGTCTGATCAGTAAAGTCCCTTCAGGCCGGCAGGATTCAAACGCGCCAAGGCTCGCGCAGGGCGCGGGAGCGGAGCCGGTTGGCCTGCTCATCATTTTGGAACTCCTCCGTTGCCGGGTTCCACTTCAAGGATCGCTCCAGCGTGTAACTGATCGTCGCCAGGTGGCCGAGAGCCGCGGAGCGATGGCCGATTTCTTCGTGTGAACTGGGGCGCGCCCGGCTTCGAAGGCACTCGAACCAATTCGCGTGATGATTGTTCGCTCCAATGTTCACTTCGCGAGTTCCAAGCTGCATTTCATGCAGGAGACTCACGGGACCCGCTTCGATCGGGCCGCCCGTGGACATCGAAGTGACCCAGCCGCGCTCGCCGACGAACACGCCGCCGAAATTGCCGGCGAGCCGTGCGGTCGCGGGCACGGCGTGATACAGGTCCTTGACCTGGCCCCAGTGATCGACGTGGTGCAACAGCGTCCCGTTGGCGTAACGAAACGTCAGGGTGGGAAACTCGCCGCCGCTCGGATGAAGGATTTCCACAGGCCCGCTGGTTTCGACGCCCAACGCATATTGGATGACGTCCGCCGCGTGGGATTGGTAGCCGGTCACTGCGCCTGCGCCGAACGCGTCGCAGAAAACCCAGGGCACCACACCTGGCGGCGGGTTTCGGTGATAAGCCGCATTGTAGGGCCGCCAGGTCGCGGGCCCCACCCACAGGTTCCAATCCAAACCGTCCGGCAATGGTTCCGCCGGCAGAACCGGATCCAGCGGCACGTAGGAAGGACCGAGCTTCGGCACCTGAGTCTTGCCCCAAAGCGTGAACACCTGCTTCACCCGGCCCAGTCCGCCAAGCCGGACAAACTCGCAAACTTCCCGGATGGTCGGAATCGAACGATACTGGGTCCCGGTTTGGAAGACGCATCCATTCCGCCGGACGGCCTCGACGAGCCTTCGGCTTTCCCGGATGTTGAGCGAAACAGGTTTCTCGCAATAAATATCTTTGCCAGCCGCGGCCGCGTCGCAGCTCATCAAAGAATGCCAGTGGTCCGGCGTCGCGATCACCACGGCGTCGATGTCGGGTCGGTCGAGCACCTCGCGGTAGTCGTTGCAGGCGGCGCAGCCGCGATAGGTGCCGCTGGCGCGTTCGGCGGCGTAGGTTTCGTCTGTGAGACGCTGGCCTTCCTCACACCGCCCACGATCGACGTCGCACACGGCAAGAACGTGCGTTTCCTTGCGTCCGAGCAAGACTCGCAAGTGACCGCGCCCCATCAACCCGCGGCCGATCAATCCGGCCGTGATGCGCTCGCTGGGCGGCACGGAACCGTCCGCTCCCAGCACTGAAGAAGGAACGATGGAAAGAGTGGCGCTGCCGCCTGCGAAGATCATGGCCTGACGAAGGAACTGGCGCCGTGTCAGCCGCTGTTCGGAGACGCTTGTGTTGCTTCGCGAGTCACTGCGCGTCTTTCCCCTCTCCTCCTCAAAAAAGGAGGAGAGGGCCGGGGAGAGGAGGGCGTTCGGTTGAGAATGCCCCTCTTTCCGGCTCTCTCCCCACTCGTTCCTCGCGGGGAGAGAGAGGAACACGGGAGCGTTTTTCTTGCGGAATCCAATTGCCTTGCTCATGGCATAACTCCTTTCTCCACTTCCAGGCTAACCTTGTTGAAGAACTCTACGCACTGAGTGATCTCCGGGAGCGATTCCAGGAAGTTGTGAGAATACTCCAGACCCCACATCGTCGGCTTGAGGCCGAGCCGGTGGACTTCTCTGATCAACTGCTCGGTCTTGCCCACGCCGCTCCCCCAGGGCACGTCGTGCCCGGCCACGCTTCGTTCATTCAGATCGTGCACCTGCACAGTGATAAGACGGTCCTTGAGCTTGTTCACAGCCTGGATTGGATCGATCCCGGAGCGCATCCAATACCCAAGGTCCGCGCAGGCGCCAAGGCGTTTGCTGCGGCCCTGGCAAGCTTTCATGACGCCCTCGGGATTCCAGTAAGCCGGCGAGGCCTTCTGATCGTGGTTGTGGAGCGCCACGTTGATGCCATAGGCGTCGCAGAACCGCTCGATGGTATCCAAGGCCTCCAGCTTCGGCTCTGACAGAAACGTTTCGATGCCAATCTTGCGCCCGAACTCGAAGACCTTCCGGCAGCCCGCTTCGTCAGCAGGGATGTCGTGGATGTAGTAGGTGAGCAGCCGCACGCCTGCCGCGTCGAGTTTCATCCGGACTTGCCGCAACTCATCATCGTTCAGTCCCGGCTCGAAGTTCTTCGGGATAGCGGGGCTGACTTTCTGGAAACTCAGCCCGCCCATGAACGGCAAGCCAAGCTGCGCTGTTTTTTCGATGGCCTCAAAAAGCGTGAATTTGTGGAAGGTGTATGCTTCGACACCCAATCTCCAGCCGAGTTTCTCTTGAGCGCGGATCGGCGGGGTGAGTTGGGCGCTCGGAATCGTTGGAGCAGCCAAGTCGCCCAGGACAAACTGTGCCGCCGCGAGATAAAACCGCAGCATCTTGGCATCCCAGAAGACATGAGGATTGTGCGCGATCGTGCAATAGAAGGTGCGGCCTCGACCGTAGTTCCGCACCCAGGCCAGAGCGAAGTCGTTGTCCGCGCGCTCCAACTTGCCGTAGCCGGGCCCTTGCTTGAAATCGGTCTTTTCCGTGTCGATGCTCAGAAGCACGCGCAGTCGATTCCGCGAATAGGGATCGTGCACGCGGAAGAATTCGTCGCGGTAATCGAAGCCCTGTGCGCCGAACACCGCGTTGACAGGGTGCTGCGGCTCGTCCAATTTGATGAAGACACGCTCGTCGCTGGCCCGGTGATTCGCTCCCCGCGCGCCGATCATCAATCCGAACTCCGGCCAGTCCTCGACTCCGCCGGGCCATTTCGTGAACCCGACGGTCGTTCCATGCACACCCATCAACCCGCCGCCGGCATAGACGAACTCGACCAGGTTCTGCCGCAGTTCCGCATTCGTGAAGCAGTTGCCCACGGTGTTGTTGAAGAAGACGGCGTCGAACTGGCGCAGGCTGTCCCGTTGGAAAACATTCGGATCGCGACTGACCGTTGTCTCGAACGCCCCGGTCTTCTGCCCCATGAGCGTGAACGCGAGGTTCGCCGGGGCGATGGATCGATGACCGGGGTAACCGACGTTGAGGTCGAAGATGAGGAGCTTGCGCGGTCGCGGCGGCACCACGGGCGCCTGCGTCGGAAGCGCGGCCTCGATCTTCTGCCGATCCGCCTCCGGGACAACTTGCGCCATGGTTGGAAGCCGATCCTGGCACGCCATCGCGACCAGCGCGACGGTCCACGAAGCCGGTCTGAAAATCTGTCTCATGTGGTTTGAATTAGACTGTGAGCGCGGAATTGAATTCATTTCCTCGAGAATGTATCTAACCTAAGGTTCGGTCAGGTTTGAGACAAATCAAACCAAACTTATTTGAAATCGGAATCATTCGGATTTTAGAATCCAAGTAAAGAAAGGTACTGACATGCAGTTGGCTCATTCGACTATGCAAAATCTTCTCACCGCCTCGGTGTTGTCCGCGGCGCTCGTGTTGACCACTACTTCAGCGCAAGCGGCGGATGCCGATCTCGCCCCATTGCCGCTGAAACTGCCGTTGCCGACCCTGAAAGGCACGCCCGATGATCTGCCCAAGGGGCCGAATATCGAGCCGCCGACGGAGAAGCCTCGCCCGCCGTTCCTGGCTCCCAAGGGCACGAGGAACCTGGCGTTGAACAAGAAAGTCACCGCCAGCGTGAAGAGCCCATTCAACGGAGATCTATCACAGATCACCGACGGCACCAAGGAGGCTTTCGACGACCAGGCGGTTGAACTGCGCAGCGGTGTGCAGTGGGTCCAGCTTGATCTGGGCGAAGTGTGCGACATCCACGCGCTGGTCGTCTGGCACGACCATCGCTGGCTTCAGGTCTTTCGCAGCGTCGTGGTGCTAACGGCCGACGACCCGGATTTCGTCGAGAACGTGAAGATCTTATTCAACAACGACGCCGAGAATGCGGCGGGCCTCGGCATCGGCACGGACAAACAGTACTTCGAAACCCAGCAAGGCAGATTGATCTCGGCGCCGAGCGGACTGAAGACGCGCTACCTTCGTTTTTACACCAAGGGCAGCAACTTGAGCGGACTTAATTGCTACCAGGAGATTGAGGTGTACGGCCTGCCGGCGGCCAAATGAGCCGCAGCAATTCTCGTTTTGGCGACAAATGGTGCGCGGACCGTATGTAGTCCCGGCTTCAGCCGGTTTCGTGCGTCGGGCCGGCTAAAGCCGGGACTACATGCATACAAGCCAAAGCGAGAAGTGCTAAATGAGGCGTGGACTCATCCTCGGGTTGATTTTAGCGGCAGCCGGAGCGCTGGCGTTGCGCGGGCCGCGACTCGACCTGCGCCCCATGCACAACGACGAGGCGGTCAACGGTTTCAAAATCCAGGAACTGTTGGAAGAGGGCCGTTACCGCTACGATCCCGATGAATACCA
Proteins encoded in this region:
- a CDS encoding Gfo/Idh/MocA family oxidoreductase, which produces MSKAIGFRKKNAPVFLSLPARNEWGESRKEGHSQPNALLSPALSSFFEEERGKTRSDSRSNTSVSEQRLTRRQFLRQAMIFAGGSATLSIVPSSVLGADGSVPPSERITAGLIGRGLMGRGHLRVLLGRKETHVLAVCDVDRGRCEEGQRLTDETYAAERASGTYRGCAACNDYREVLDRPDIDAVVIATPDHWHSLMSCDAAAAGKDIYCEKPVSLNIRESRRLVEAVRRNGCVFQTGTQYRSIPTIREVCEFVRLGGLGRVKQVFTLWGKTQVPKLGPSYVPLDPVLPAEPLPDGLDWNLWVGPATWRPYNAAYHRNPPPGVVPWVFCDAFGAGAVTGYQSHAADVIQYALGVETSGPVEILHPSGGEFPTLTFRYANGTLLHHVDHWGQVKDLYHAVPATARLAGNFGGVFVGERGWVTSMSTGGPIEAGPVSLLHEMQLGTREVNIGANNHHANWFECLRSRARPSSHEEIGHRSAALGHLATISYTLERSLKWNPATEEFQNDEQANRLRSRALREPWRV
- a CDS encoding TIM barrel protein gives rise to the protein MNSIPRSQSNSNHMRQIFRPASWTVALVAMACQDRLPTMAQVVPEADRQKIEAALPTQAPVVPPRPRKLLIFDLNVGYPGHRSIAPANLAFTLMGQKTGAFETTVSRDPNVFQRDSLRQFDAVFFNNTVGNCFTNAELRQNLVEFVYAGGGLMGVHGTTVGFTKWPGGVEDWPEFGLMIGARGANHRASDERVFIKLDEPQHPVNAVFGAQGFDYRDEFFRVHDPYSRNRLRVLLSIDTEKTDFKQGPGYGKLERADNDFALAWVRNYGRGRTFYCTIAHNPHVFWDAKMLRFYLAAAQFVLGDLAAPTIPSAQLTPPIRAQEKLGWRLGVEAYTFHKFTLFEAIEKTAQLGLPFMGGLSFQKVSPAIPKNFEPGLNDDELRQVRMKLDAAGVRLLTYYIHDIPADEAGCRKVFEFGRKIGIETFLSEPKLEALDTIERFCDAYGINVALHNHDQKASPAYWNPEGVMKACQGRSKRLGACADLGYWMRSGIDPIQAVNKLKDRLITVQVHDLNERSVAGHDVPWGSGVGKTEQLIREVHRLGLKPTMWGLEYSHNFLESLPEITQCVEFFNKVSLEVEKGVMP
- a CDS encoding discoidin domain-containing protein, encoding MQNLLTASVLSAALVLTTTSAQAADADLAPLPLKLPLPTLKGTPDDLPKGPNIEPPTEKPRPPFLAPKGTRNLALNKKVTASVKSPFNGDLSQITDGTKEAFDDQAVELRSGVQWVQLDLGEVCDIHALVVWHDHRWLQVFRSVVVLTADDPDFVENVKILFNNDAENAAGLGIGTDKQYFETQQGRLISAPSGLKTRYLRFYTKGSNLSGLNCYQEIEVYGLPAAK